A window of the Electrophorus electricus isolate fEleEle1 chromosome 11, fEleEle1.pri, whole genome shotgun sequence genome harbors these coding sequences:
- the zmiz1a gene encoding zinc finger MIZ domain-containing protein 1a isoform X7: MQAPMNSMKPALSHSDGSFPYDTVPWQQNTNQAPGSLSVVTTVWGVTNTSQSQVLGNPMANTNNPMNPGGNGIGSGISASNQGINSPQFPGQQQQFSGKGGSNQAYMQQGMYGRTGHPGTAGFSGSYPGGPNAPGGIGMPPHTRPPSDFTQPAAAAAAAAVAAAAATATATATATVAALQETNKDMNQYGQMCSSFQMGPTQGYNNQFMNQPGPRGPPAMAGGMNPGGMGGSINSSNLSGPPMGLNQPRAPGMGPFGGHGQRMPQQGYPGPRPQSMPMPGTKRPYPGEPNYGGQQFGPNGQFPNQQGQYPNPNASRALPSPNYPAQRMPGQQGSGQYPPSGVPMGQYYKQEPFNGQNSNFSAGGYAYNQGNGPPRQVVNYPHSPVPGNPTPPMTPGSSIPPYLSPNQDVKPPFPPDMKPNMTSLPPPPANPNEELRLTFPVRDGVVLEPFRLEHNLAVSNHVFHLRPSVHQTLMWRSDLELQFKCYHHEDRQMNTNWPASVQVSVNATPLTIERGDNKTSHKPLHLKHVCQPGRNTIQITVTACCCSHLFVLQLVHRPSVRSVLQGLLKKRLLPAEHCITKIKRNFSSVAASSGNAPLNGEDGVEQTAIKVSLKCPITFRRIQLPARGHDCKHVQCFDLESYLQLNCERGTWRCPVCNKTALLEGLEVDQYMWGILNAIQNSEFEEVTIDPTCSWRPVPIKSDLLIKEDPDGPLAKRFKTMSPSQMIMPNVMDMIAQLGPGPSPYTSIPPQHAGNSGEYGGQGRGNSYQGHGNFDFPHGNTGGGAPMNDFMHGPQLSHPPDVPNSLMGPDKALGHGMPDSMPHPVSAEQSHASMQQGMHASPHPNSQSAQPLHHSGPPSSQPPRQAPPTQQQPGPNSHPHSDMTFNPAGEGQVGSQGPADMPEPSLDLLPELANPDELLSYLDPPDLPSNSNDDLLSLFENN; the protein is encoded by the exons ATGCAGGCGCCCATGAACTCCATGAAGCCAGCGCTCTCCCACAG TGATGGGTCCTTTCCATATGACACTGTTCCCTGGCAACAAAATACCAACCAGGCTCCCGGCTCATTGTCAGTGGTGACAACGGTGTGGGGGGTTACCAATACATCACAAAGTCAG GTTTTGGGTAACCCCATGGCCAACACCAACAACCCTATGAACCCTGGAGGCAATGGAATAGGGTCGGGCATATCAGCCAGCAACCAAGGGATCAACTCCCCTCAGTTCCCCGGACAACAACAGCAGTTTTCAGGCAAAGGGGGCTCCAACCAGGCCTACATGCAGCAGGGCATGTATGGGCGAACAGGGCATCCTGGAACTGCAGGTTTCAGTGGCAG TTACCCAGGTGGTCCGAATGCTCCAGGTGGAATAGGCATGCCCCCCCACACCCGGCCGCCATCGGACTTCACCCAGCCTGccgctgcagctgctgcagctgccgTCGCTGCCGCCGCCGCCACAGCAACGGCCACTGCCACGGCCACTGTAGCCGCGCTGCAGGAGACCAACAAGGACATGAACCAGTACGGGCAG ATGTGCTCCTCATTTCAGATGGGACCCACGCAGGGCTATAACAACCAGTTCATGAATCAGCCCGGACCCCGTGGCCCGCCTGCCATGGCAGGCGGAATGAACCCGGGCGGAATGGGTGGGAGCATAAACAGCTCCAACCTCAGCGGCCCACCCATGGGCTTGAACCAGCCCCGAGCTCCAGGGATGGGTCCCTTTGGGGGCCATGGCCAGAGAATGCCCCAGCAGGGCTATCCAGGGCCCAGGCCCCAATCCATGCCCATGCCAGGCACCAAGAGACCTTATCCTGGAGAG CCTAACTATGGGGGTCAGCAGTTTGGACCAAATGGACAGTTTCCCAACCAGCAAGGACAGTATCCTAACCCAAATGCATCCAGAGCCCTGCCCTCACCCAACTACCCGGCACAAAGGATGCCAGGCCAGCAGGGCTCCGGCCAGTATCCCCCTTCAGGGGTGCCCATGGGCCAGTACTACAAG CAGGAGCCATTTAATGGTCAAAACAGCAATTTCTCTGCAGGTGGTTATGCCTACAATCAAGGCAATGGG CCTCCGCGGCAGGTTGTGAACTATCCTCACTCGCCAGTTCCTGGGAACCCCACACCACCCATGACTCCAGGAAGTAGTATCCCTCCATACCTATCTCCCAACCAAGACGTCAAGCCGCCATTTCCTCCTGATATGAAACCAAACATGACGTCCCTACCTCCACCACCCG CTAACCCCAACGAGGAACTGCGGTTGACCTTTCCCGTGCGGGACGGCGTGGTGCTGGAGCCTTTCCGCCTGGAACACAACCTGGCTGTCAGTAACCATGTCTTCCATCTGCGGCCCTCCGTCCACCAGACCCTCATGTGGCG GTCAGACCTGGAGCTTCAGTTTAAGTGCTACCACCACGAGGACCGGCAGATGAACACCAACTGGCCGGCGTCGGTGCAGGTCAGCGTCAATGCCACTCCGCTCACCATCGAGAGGGGTGATAACAAGACCTCCCACAAACCCCTGCACCTGAAGCATGTGTGTCAGCCGGGGAGGAACACCATCCAGATCACAGTCACAGCCTGCTGCTGT TCACACTTGTTCGTGCTGCAGCTGGTGCACAGGCCGTCGGTGAGGTCTGTTCTGCAGGGCCTGCTCAAGAAGAGACTCCTACCCGCAGAACACTGCATCACCAAAA TAAAGCGAAACTTCAGCAGTGTGGCAGCATCTTCTGGGAATGCCCCACTGAACGGGGAGGATGGCGTGGAGCAGACGGCCATCAAAGTGTCCCTCAAGTGTCCCATCACATTCCGGCGGATCCAGCTTCCTGCCCGAGGTCATGACTGCAAACACGTACAG TGTTTTGACCTGGAGTCCTATTTGCAGCTGAACTGTGAGAGAGGAACGTGGCGATGTCCTGTATGCAA TAAAACCGCATTATTGGAGGGTCTGGAAGTGGACCAGTACATGTGGGGAATTCTCAATGCCATCCAAAA TTCAGAGTTCGAAGAGGTCACCATTGACCCCACGTGTAGCTGGCGGCCGGTGCCCATAAAGTCAGATCTGCTCATAAAGGAGGACCCGGATGGTCCTCTGGCCAAGCGCTTTAAGACAATGAGTCCCAGTCAGATGATCATGCCCAACGTGATGGACATGATCGCGCAGCTCGGACCAGGTCCCTCGCCCTACACCTCCATCCCTCCCCAGCATGCAGGGAACAGCGGCGAGTACGGAGGCCAAGGTAGAG GCAACAGTTACCAGGGCCATGGAAACTTTGACTTTCCCCATGGTAACACTGGTGGAGGAGCTCCCATGAATGACTTCATGCACGGGCCGCAGCTCTCCCACCCACCGGACGTGCCCAACAGCCTTATGGGGCCAGACAAAGCCCTCGGCCATGGCATGCCCGATTCG ATGCCCCATCCAGTGAGTGCTGAGCAGTCCCATGCTTCCATGCAACAAGGCATGCACgcatccccccaccccaacagccaatcagcacagcCATTACATCACAGTGGCCCCCCATCCTCCCAGCCCCCACgccaagccccgcccacacagCAGCAACCTGGCCCCAACAGCCACCCACACAGCGACATGACCTTCAACCCTGCTGGCGAGGGCCAGGTGGGCAGCCAGGGACCGGCAGACATGCCCGAGCCCTCTCTGGAC CTGCTACCAGAGCTGGCAAACCCAGATGAGTTACTGTCATATTTAGACCCTCCTGACCTCCCGAGCAACAGCAATGATGATCTGCTCTCGCTGTTTGAGAACAACTGA